From the genome of Ailuropoda melanoleuca isolate Jingjing chromosome 5, ASM200744v2, whole genome shotgun sequence:
ttagactgtgatcaaacaaatatttttatgaatgaaatcaGAGGAGTCCATCGTCATTCACTCACGCAGATGGGTAAGGTGTGGGATGGGCCAGCTCCGGCATTCCGCAGGGTGACCTAACCTCTGGTTACAGCGCGCGGCTTGAAGCAGCTGCTTTTCTGTTCGCTCAGCACCTTGCACTTTAGAAAGAACTTTCCCATATGTCATCTTATTGGAGAAGTTTTCTATGGCTTAAACTCATATGCTCTTTTCCTTGGCGGGCCCCATTTGGACGACAGGCACCGTTATACTGCAGTAGGATGGAGACCCGCGGATTCCCTTACGGTGGTCACTACGTAGCCAAGGCGAGGAGAGGTTTTTCAGATAATCTTCAGGCTCGTAGTCCTTTCCTGCCCTGCGATGAGCCCCAGGATGGTTTTCCAACACAATCTGAAATTCAAACAGAATAAACTTGTTTTTAGCTTCTTAATCGGGAAAGTTCTAAAGAtgctttttattaaatacatttaaatattggtGCGGTTTCCTTAGTCCCTAAGGGAACTTCCTCCTTGAGAATGTTGCCGTACAAATGAAAGACTCAGGGTGTTTTTATTTAGAACCTAGGAAGATTTCTGTCAGGTAATCTCAGAGACACCCAGTTCTCTGCAGAATGTGAGACCTGACACTGAAATCTAATCAGTCACCCTAGTTCCTAAGAATTCTTCCACACGGATAGGTaaccttttattaaaaattaggaCTGtgcgaggcacctgggtggctcagttggttaagtgtcggactcttcgACTCttagtttgggctcaggtcatgaactcagggttgtgggattgagccctgtgttgggctccatgctcatcggagagtctgcttgagattctctctctccctctgtccctcccccttggCTCCTGCCCTCACTCACTTGAGAgcacacacaatctctctctctcaaataaataaataaataaaatctttaaaaaaaattggggacaGTGTGGATTCCTTTATACCTAAGTGTCATGAGGAAAGTAGTTAATTTCTAGTAGATATGAATTTAGATTTCTCCagaattgtttttgaaatagCAATGATACCCTACAGGAGATGTTCTGGAATATCACCCTTGACACAACAAAGCTTCTCAATGCCTTTTGCATAAGTGTGTCTAACGTACCTGGTCAAGGATAAACTGCCTGCATTTGTGGGAGGTTTCTCTCTGGGCTCTGATTCCATGTTCAATATACTCCCAGCTTGCGCTCCATTTACGGTAAATCAATATTCTGTCACACTGAACTGGAACTCAGGGATCAAGTTTACCACTGAATGCATGtaggatatatttaaaaatcattgaaaacaTAACATAGTAGCTTTGTCTCCATGGCAATCTCAATTTTGTGTGTGCCCCTCCAGATTCTTCTGAGGAACCAGAACAGTCAGCAGATATGCCCCTGGAAGACGAACACAGAGATGAAGATGTTAATAGTCCATTTAAATTTGCTGCGGTGACCACAGGAGCATTCATGGCAAATTCAAGTCTTAGCGACATTTACATTGACGAGGAGGATGCAAATCAGTTAGAGTTTATATTAATGGTGTTGATCCCACTGGTTTTATTTGCCCTCCTATTTTTATCAGTGATAATCATTGTAATAcgctataaaagaaaaaggaacaaacaaggtaaatattttgtatgtCCCCATTTCTGGACAATCACTTCATGGGTTAAGGAACAATCagtaaaacaaagtattttttgcttcttttacaCAGAGCCTTCTAGCCAAGGATCTCAGAGTGTCTTACAGACATGTGAGTACGATCCTAATGCCTGTccggagtggggagtgggggaggacaAAGAAGGGAGAGGTTTTAAAGTTGAGCAAACAGGAGTGCACAAAATAGTAAATGATGAATTCcccttattttttcaaaaaaagaatggCTTCAGCCTAAATTGAGATTTACAACACACAGCTGTTATCTCTGTACTTAATCCAGATGAGGACCCTGTCTAATGTTGGCCAAGAGGTCCATGCAACATTCCCTAAATTGGAGGAAACACTCAAATGGCGAAGCAGTGGGTCAGATTGGGGTTGGGGATGGAAGGCTGAGACCTTGGGCTCGTCTCCATCAGAAGAGGATTCTT
Proteins encoded in this window:
- the TMEM154 gene encoding transmembrane protein 154 isoform X1, whose product is MMVLETANEDSRTNHNSSEEPEQSADMPLEDEHRDEDVNSPFKFAAVTTGAFMANSSLSDIYIDEEDANQLEFILMVLIPLVLFALLFLSVIIIVIRYKRKRNKQEPSSQGSQSVLQTCELGSENIKVPIFEEDTPSVMEIEMEELDKWMNSMNRNADCECLPTLKEEKESNHNPSDNES
- the TMEM154 gene encoding transmembrane protein 154 isoform X2; translated protein: MPLEDEHRDEDVNSPFKFAAVTTGAFMANSSLSDIYIDEEDANQLEFILMVLIPLVLFALLFLSVIIIVIRYKRKRNKQEPSSQGSQSVLQTCELGSENIKVPIFEEDTPSVMEIEMEELDKWMNSMNRNADCECLPTLKEEKESNHNPSDNES